Proteins encoded together in one Thermomonospora curvata DSM 43183 window:
- a CDS encoding carboxyl transferase domain-containing protein gives MTRIGARELIGRILDAGRWTSWDTPPRRVAAPGSAYEAELAAARERTGCDEAVITGEGLLRGRRVAFVVSEFGFLAGSIGLATADRIVAAVERATAERLPLLAAPSSGGTRMQEGTAAFVQMARITAAVMRHRAAGLPYLVYLRHPTTGGVLASWGSLGHVTAAEPGALIGFLGPRVYEALHGEPFPPGVQVAENLAAKGVVDAVVGIDELPDVAARALSVLCAGQAPARGGRPRPAAPEPAADDTPAWESIERSRRADRPGVRELLRYGARDVTVLSGTGEGEADPGLLLALARFGEAACVVVGQDRRSQRSGHPIGPAGLRVARRGMRLARELHLPLLTVVDTPGAVLSAEAEERGLAGEIARCLAELTTLPGPTLCVLLGEGTGGAALALLPTDRVLCARHGWLSPLPPEGASVIVHRTTARAAEMAQAQGVRSADLLAAGIADHLLPECPDAAAEPRAFCTRTAAAIAAHLAELTAADPADRMAARDRRLQGPPPA, from the coding sequence ATGACGCGGATCGGCGCGCGGGAGCTGATCGGCCGGATCCTGGACGCCGGCAGGTGGACCTCCTGGGACACCCCGCCCCGCCGGGTCGCCGCCCCCGGCTCGGCGTATGAGGCCGAATTGGCCGCGGCACGGGAGCGCACCGGCTGCGACGAGGCCGTGATCACCGGGGAGGGGCTGCTGCGGGGCCGCCGGGTGGCCTTCGTGGTCTCCGAGTTCGGCTTCCTGGCCGGGTCGATCGGGCTGGCCACCGCCGACCGGATCGTGGCGGCCGTGGAGCGGGCCACCGCCGAGCGGCTGCCGCTGCTGGCGGCACCCTCCTCCGGAGGCACCCGCATGCAGGAGGGCACCGCCGCGTTCGTCCAGATGGCGCGGATCACCGCCGCCGTGATGCGGCACCGCGCCGCCGGGCTGCCCTACCTGGTCTACCTGCGGCACCCCACCACCGGCGGGGTGCTGGCCTCCTGGGGGTCGCTGGGGCATGTCACGGCCGCCGAACCCGGGGCGCTGATCGGCTTTCTGGGGCCCCGCGTCTATGAGGCGCTGCACGGCGAGCCGTTCCCGCCGGGCGTGCAGGTCGCCGAGAACCTGGCCGCCAAGGGCGTGGTGGACGCCGTGGTGGGCATCGACGAGCTGCCCGACGTCGCCGCCCGCGCCCTGTCGGTGCTGTGCGCCGGGCAGGCGCCCGCCCGCGGCGGCCGGCCCCGCCCGGCCGCGCCCGAGCCGGCCGCCGACGACACCCCGGCCTGGGAGTCGATCGAACGCTCCCGCCGCGCCGACCGGCCGGGGGTGCGGGAGCTGCTGCGGTACGGCGCCCGCGACGTCACCGTGCTGTCGGGCACCGGCGAAGGGGAGGCCGACCCGGGGCTGCTGCTGGCTTTGGCCAGGTTCGGCGAGGCGGCCTGCGTGGTCGTCGGGCAGGACCGGCGCAGCCAGCGCAGCGGCCACCCGATCGGCCCGGCCGGGCTGCGGGTCGCCCGGCGCGGCATGCGGCTGGCCCGCGAGCTGCACCTGCCGCTGCTGACCGTGGTGGACACCCCCGGCGCGGTGCTGTCGGCCGAGGCCGAGGAACGCGGGCTGGCCGGGGAGATCGCCCGCTGCCTGGCCGAGCTGACCACGCTGCCGGGGCCGACGCTGTGCGTGCTGCTGGGCGAGGGCACCGGCGGGGCGGCGCTGGCGCTGCTGCCCACCGACCGGGTGCTGTGCGCCCGCCACGGCTGGCTGTCCCCGCTGCCGCCGGAGGGCGCCTCGGTGATCGTCCACCGCACCACCGCCCGCGCCGCCGAGATGGCGCAGGCCCAGGGCGTGCGCTCGGCCGACCTGCTGGCCGCCGGCATCGCCGACCACCTGCTGCCCGAGTGTCCCGACGCCGCCGCAGAGCCGCGGGCGTTCTGCACCCGGACCGCCGCCGCGATCGCCGCGCACCTGGCCGAGTTGACCGCCGCCGACCCCGCCGACCGCATGGCCGCCCGCGACCGCCGCCTGCAGGGACCGCCGCCCGCCTAG
- the glpK gene encoding glycerol kinase GlpK, producing MADFVGAVDQGTTSTRFMIFDHGGNEVARHQLEHEQILPRAGWVEHNPVEIWERTRTVIETALNKADLTARDLAALGITNQRETAVVWNRRTGRPYYNAIVWQDTRTDRIAAALERDGRGEVIRRKAGLPPATYFSAGKVQWILENVPGVREAAEAGEALFGTIDTWLLWNLTGGVDGGVHVTDVTNASRTMLMDLETLEWDEELLSFFGIPRAMLPQIRPSSDPAGYGVTRADGPLGGEVPLSGALGDQQAATVGQVCFEPGQAKNTYGTGNFLLLNTGTEPVRSRHGLLTTVCYRFGDAKPVYALEGSIAVTGSAVQWLRDQLRIISTAAQSEILARQVDDNGGVYFVPAFSGLFAPYWRSDARGVIVGLSRYNNAAHIARATLESICYQTRDVVEAMQQDSGVVLDVLRVDGGVTANDLCMQIQADVLGVPVSRPVVAETTALGAAYAAGMATGFWKSTEELVRNWNEDRRWLPQWDDEQRAAGYAGWKKAVERTLDWVDVG from the coding sequence ATGGCGGATTTCGTGGGAGCGGTCGACCAGGGCACCACCAGCACCCGGTTCATGATCTTCGACCATGGCGGCAACGAGGTGGCCCGGCACCAGCTGGAGCACGAGCAGATCCTGCCGCGGGCCGGCTGGGTGGAGCACAACCCCGTGGAGATCTGGGAGCGCACCCGGACGGTCATCGAGACCGCGCTGAACAAGGCCGACCTGACCGCCCGGGACCTGGCCGCGCTCGGCATCACCAACCAGCGCGAGACCGCCGTGGTGTGGAACCGGCGCACCGGCCGCCCCTACTACAACGCGATCGTCTGGCAGGACACCCGCACCGACCGGATCGCCGCGGCGCTGGAGCGCGACGGGCGGGGCGAGGTGATCCGCCGCAAGGCGGGCCTGCCCCCGGCGACGTACTTCTCCGCCGGCAAGGTGCAGTGGATCTTGGAGAACGTCCCCGGGGTGCGCGAGGCGGCCGAGGCCGGCGAGGCATTGTTCGGCACCATCGACACCTGGCTGCTGTGGAACCTGACCGGCGGGGTCGACGGCGGCGTCCACGTCACCGACGTCACCAACGCCAGCCGCACCATGCTGATGGACCTGGAGACGCTGGAGTGGGACGAGGAGCTGCTGTCGTTCTTCGGCATCCCGCGCGCGATGCTGCCGCAGATCCGGCCGTCCAGTGACCCGGCCGGCTACGGGGTGACCCGGGCGGACGGCCCGCTGGGCGGGGAGGTGCCGCTGTCGGGGGCGCTGGGCGACCAGCAGGCCGCCACGGTCGGGCAGGTGTGCTTCGAACCCGGCCAGGCCAAGAACACCTACGGCACCGGCAACTTCCTGCTGCTGAACACCGGCACCGAGCCGGTGCGCTCCCGCCACGGCCTGCTCACCACCGTGTGCTACCGGTTCGGCGACGCCAAGCCGGTGTACGCGCTGGAGGGGTCCATCGCGGTGACCGGGTCGGCGGTGCAGTGGCTGCGCGACCAGCTTCGGATCATCTCCACCGCGGCGCAGAGCGAGATCCTGGCCCGTCAGGTCGACGACAACGGCGGCGTGTACTTCGTGCCGGCCTTCTCCGGCCTGTTCGCCCCGTACTGGCGGTCGGACGCCCGCGGCGTCATCGTCGGCCTGTCGCGCTACAACAACGCCGCCCACATCGCCCGCGCCACGCTGGAGTCGATCTGCTACCAGACCCGGGACGTGGTGGAGGCGATGCAGCAGGACTCCGGCGTGGTGCTGGACGTGCTGCGGGTCGACGGCGGCGTCACCGCCAACGACCTGTGCATGCAGATCCAGGCCGACGTGCTGGGCGTGCCGGTCTCCCGCCCGGTGGTGGCCGAGACCACCGCGCTGGGCGCCGCCTACGCCGCCGGGATGGCCACCGGTTTTTGGAAGTCCACCGAGGAGCTGGTCCGCAACTGGAACGAGGACCGCCGCTGGCTGCCGCAGTGGGACGACGAGCAGCGCGCCGCGGGCTATGCGGGCTGGAAGAAGGCCGTGGAGCGGACGCTGGACTGGGTCGACGTCGGCTGA
- a CDS encoding MIP/aquaporin family protein, which translates to MAERSRHPGIVGEMAAEFAGTMILILFGVGVVAQVVAGGLGDHDSIAWAWGLGVTLGVYVAARVSGAHLNPAVSVALAVFRDFPWRKVAPYALAQTAGAFVAALLVRWNYGEVLAAVDPGHTIKTQGVFSTLPGNGTLPVGTMGALRDQIIGTAILLFLILALTDLRNGPPAANLAPVVIGLVVVAIGFAWGTDAGYAINPARDFGPRLASFLTGYEGAWRDQHGELYFWVPVVGPLVGGVLGAGLYKTMVGRFLPGVRAPVPGRPEHEAA; encoded by the coding sequence ATGGCGGAACGGAGCAGGCACCCGGGAATCGTCGGCGAGATGGCCGCCGAGTTCGCCGGGACGATGATCCTCATCCTGTTCGGCGTCGGGGTCGTGGCGCAGGTGGTGGCGGGCGGCCTCGGCGACCACGACAGCATCGCCTGGGCGTGGGGCCTGGGGGTCACGCTGGGCGTCTACGTCGCGGCCCGGGTCAGCGGCGCCCACCTCAACCCGGCCGTCAGCGTGGCGCTGGCGGTCTTCCGGGACTTCCCCTGGCGCAAGGTCGCCCCGTACGCGCTGGCGCAGACCGCCGGGGCCTTCGTCGCGGCGCTGCTGGTCCGCTGGAACTACGGCGAGGTGCTGGCCGCGGTCGATCCCGGCCACACCATCAAGACCCAGGGCGTCTTCTCCACCCTGCCCGGCAACGGCACCCTGCCGGTGGGCACCATGGGCGCCCTGCGCGACCAGATCATCGGCACGGCCATCCTGCTGTTTTTGATCCTGGCCCTGACCGACCTGCGCAACGGCCCGCCGGCGGCGAACCTGGCGCCGGTGGTGATCGGGCTGGTGGTGGTCGCCATCGGGTTCGCCTGGGGCACCGACGCCGGCTATGCCATCAACCCGGCCCGCGACTTCGGGCCGCGCCTGGCCTCGTTCCTGACCGGGTACGAAGGGGCCTGGCGGGACCAGCACGGCGAGCTGTACTTCTGGGTGCCCGTGGTCGGTCCGCTGGTCGGCGGGGTGCTGGGCGCGGGCCTGTACAAGACCATGGTCGGACGGTTCCTGCCCGGTGTGCGGGCACCGGTGCCGGGCCGTCCGGAGCATGAGGCGGCCTGA
- a CDS encoding alpha/beta hydrolase: MAITRRPPVPLLGERRLSSRLYELDVASAAVGRTMKVHLLVPKGWSRDADRTWPLLYLFHGGDDDYLSWTRETDIEQLSADCQVLVAIPDGGRAGGYTNWWNFGRPGAPQWETFHLDELGGLLREAYRAGDAQAMAGVSGGGYGALIYAARRPGTFRYAAAFSSPCSIRRPALAATLLLATASVGRTNPLAMWGLPVIHDRIWRSFDPICMAAGLRGTGLYLSAGTGRRGPLDPPDARRTVADLAEPLVRSTVGPFLRKLRKLDIPVTTHLYDRGTHTWPYWRRELHRAWPLIMQALGCD, from the coding sequence ATGGCGATCACCCGCAGACCGCCCGTGCCGCTGCTCGGCGAGCGCCGGCTGAGCTCCAGGTTGTATGAGCTGGACGTCGCCTCGGCGGCGGTTGGCCGGACCATGAAGGTTCATTTGCTGGTCCCCAAGGGTTGGTCCCGTGACGCCGACCGGACCTGGCCGCTGCTTTACCTGTTCCACGGCGGGGACGACGACTACCTGTCGTGGACCCGCGAAACCGACATCGAACAGCTGAGCGCCGACTGCCAGGTACTGGTGGCGATCCCGGACGGCGGACGGGCCGGAGGTTACACCAACTGGTGGAACTTCGGCAGGCCCGGCGCCCCCCAGTGGGAGACCTTCCACCTGGATGAGCTGGGCGGGCTGCTGCGCGAGGCGTACCGGGCCGGGGACGCCCAGGCCATGGCGGGGGTGTCCGGCGGCGGCTACGGCGCGCTGATCTACGCGGCGCGCCGTCCGGGGACCTTCCGCTACGCCGCCGCCTTCAGCTCCCCCTGCTCGATCCGCCGTCCGGCGCTGGCCGCCACGCTGCTGCTGGCCACCGCCTCCGTGGGCCGCACCAACCCGCTGGCCATGTGGGGGCTGCCGGTGATCCATGACCGGATCTGGCGGTCGTTCGACCCGATCTGCATGGCGGCCGGGCTGCGCGGCACCGGCCTGTACCTGTCGGCGGGCACCGGGCGGCGGGGGCCGCTGGACCCGCCGGACGCCCGGCGCACCGTGGCCGATCTCGCCGAGCCGCTGGTGCGCTCCACGGTCGGCCCGTTCCTGCGGAAACTGCGCAAGCTGGACATCCCCGTCACCACCCACCTGTACGACCGCGGCACCCATACCTGGCCGTACTGGCGGCGGGAGCTGCACCGCGCCTGGCCGCTGATCATGCAGGCGCTGGGCTGCGACTGA
- a CDS encoding class I SAM-dependent methyltransferase — MNWIIWLVAAGVLGNALWLRRRVTGLRRLRPERSTSPLDGYTALTAEDAAVPDQVLRAAADHARREGLGMLDLVPADLPVEQALDLVRHVDPRAYRKDRFAMGRGAGYAVLMAGDALERARIEPRSGLDAGEMGEALVRLRCYADTADMVVAPFHAPDRIGQRRAWLRSLALALPPTVAVPQTLYQSGAGCLLALCCPLIDLWQGLGVVLLYSLAPYLIFTGTALRPADLHRAAWLRVVHVPLTIWRTLRAPRSRWERHRLQLREEARARYRAEIEAGVERFLGERRPDCPWCGSRNLAPHLVTRDVIQVKPGRFPLERCRDCRHIFQNPQVTPEGLDFYYRDAYSGLGDLAAERILGGTTGDYLARAHLVKRFTTPRTWLDIGTGKGHFCRVARTVLPGTDFHGLDMGEGVQEAVRRGWISRSFHGQFLDLGTDMIGHYDVLSMNHYLEHTPDPLAELDLAAKILEPGGFLLVEMPDPDARLAAVLRTFWMPYLPPQHLHLIPLANLKRALEERGLEVVAEQRREARRGLDVLPAAACLINLLGVDTEDPWRSPHPPGPAQYARAAIAQLLAIPLLGAAILADLLFLPFQGSHSNTYRVLARKQSG, encoded by the coding sequence GTGAACTGGATCATCTGGCTCGTGGCGGCCGGGGTGCTCGGCAACGCCCTGTGGCTGCGCCGTCGCGTCACCGGGTTGCGCCGGCTGCGGCCGGAGCGCTCGACCAGCCCGCTGGACGGCTACACGGCGCTGACCGCCGAGGACGCCGCCGTACCCGACCAGGTGCTGCGCGCCGCCGCCGACCACGCCCGGCGGGAGGGGCTGGGCATGCTGGACCTGGTCCCGGCCGACCTGCCGGTGGAGCAGGCGCTCGACCTGGTGCGGCATGTCGATCCGCGCGCCTACCGCAAGGACCGGTTCGCCATGGGCCGGGGCGCCGGCTATGCCGTGCTGATGGCCGGCGACGCCCTGGAACGCGCCCGGATCGAGCCGCGCAGCGGGCTGGACGCCGGGGAGATGGGCGAGGCCCTGGTCCGGCTGCGCTGCTACGCCGACACCGCCGACATGGTCGTCGCGCCGTTCCACGCCCCCGACCGGATCGGGCAGCGGCGGGCCTGGCTGCGTTCGCTGGCGCTGGCGCTGCCGCCGACGGTGGCGGTGCCGCAGACCCTCTACCAAAGCGGCGCCGGCTGCCTGCTGGCCTTGTGCTGCCCGCTGATCGACCTGTGGCAGGGCCTGGGCGTGGTGCTGCTGTACAGCCTGGCGCCGTACCTGATCTTCACCGGGACCGCGCTGCGCCCGGCCGACCTGCACCGGGCCGCCTGGCTGCGGGTGGTGCACGTCCCGCTGACCATCTGGCGGACGCTGCGCGCCCCCCGCAGCCGCTGGGAGCGGCACCGGCTGCAGCTGCGGGAGGAGGCCCGGGCCCGCTACCGCGCCGAGATCGAAGCCGGGGTGGAGCGCTTTTTGGGCGAGCGCCGCCCCGACTGCCCCTGGTGCGGCTCCCGCAACCTGGCCCCCCACCTGGTCACCCGGGACGTCATCCAGGTCAAGCCCGGCCGTTTCCCGCTGGAGCGCTGCCGCGACTGCCGGCACATCTTCCAAAACCCCCAGGTCACCCCCGAGGGGCTGGACTTTTACTACCGCGACGCCTACAGCGGCCTGGGCGACCTGGCCGCCGAGCGCATTCTCGGCGGCACCACCGGCGACTACCTGGCCCGCGCCCACCTGGTCAAACGCTTCACCACCCCGCGCACCTGGCTGGACATCGGCACCGGCAAGGGCCACTTTTGCCGGGTCGCCCGCACCGTGCTGCCCGGCACCGACTTCCACGGCCTGGACATGGGCGAGGGGGTGCAGGAGGCCGTCCGCCGCGGCTGGATCTCCCGCTCCTTCCACGGCCAGTTCCTGGACCTGGGCACCGACATGATCGGCCACTACGACGTGCTCAGCATGAACCACTACCTGGAGCACACCCCCGACCCGCTGGCCGAGCTGGACCTGGCCGCCAAGATCCTCGAGCCCGGCGGCTTCCTGCTGGTGGAGATGCCCGACCCCGACGCCCGCCTGGCCGCCGTGCTGCGCACCTTCTGGATGCCGTACCTGCCGCCCCAGCACCTGCACCTGATCCCGCTGGCCAACCTCAAGCGGGCGCTGGAGGAACGCGGCCTGGAAGTGGTCGCCGAGCAGCGCCGCGAGGCCCGCCGCGGCCTGGACGTGCTGCCCGCCGCCGCCTGCCTGATCAACCTGCTCGGCGTGGACACCGAGGACCCCTGGCGCAGCCCGCACCCCCCGGGCCCGGCCCAGTACGCCCGCGCCGCTATCGCCCAACTCCTGGCGATCCCCCTGCTGGGCGCCGCCATCCTCGCGGACCTGCTGTTCCTGCCCTTCCAGGGCTCCCACAGCAACACCTACCGCGTCCTGGCCCGCAAACAGTCCGGCTGA
- a CDS encoding DoxX family protein: MIFLDRFSGPVLSLFRMVIGFMFLVHGTASMFGVFGGNRGTGRAVEFLAWPSWWAALIQVVCGGLVMIGLFSRAGATLASGSMAYAYFVVHQPEALLPVQNHGESAALFCWAFFLVAVLGPGPWSLDALVSRAPRGVAQSQKPVGPAPARTGPLAR; the protein is encoded by the coding sequence ATGATCTTTCTGGATCGATTCTCCGGTCCGGTGCTGTCGCTGTTCCGCATGGTGATCGGGTTCATGTTCCTGGTCCACGGGACGGCCTCGATGTTCGGGGTCTTCGGCGGCAACCGCGGCACCGGCCGGGCGGTGGAGTTCCTGGCCTGGCCGAGCTGGTGGGCGGCGCTCATCCAGGTCGTCTGCGGCGGCCTGGTGATGATCGGCCTGTTCAGCCGGGCCGGCGCCACACTGGCGTCGGGCTCCATGGCCTACGCCTACTTCGTGGTCCACCAGCCCGAGGCGCTGCTGCCGGTGCAAAACCACGGCGAGTCGGCGGCGCTGTTCTGCTGGGCCTTCTTCCTGGTCGCCGTGCTGGGCCCCGGCCCCTGGTCGCTGGACGCGCTCGTGAGCCGCGCCCCGCGCGGCGTCGCGCAATCCCAAAAACCCGTCGGCCCGGCCCCGGCCCGCACCGGTCCTTTGGCCCGCTGA
- a CDS encoding PHP domain-containing protein: protein MRIDLHSHSNASDGTQPPADVVRRARRAGLDVLALTDHDTVAGLREAAEALPAGLTLVPGMELSCRLGPTGVHLLAYLFDPAHPDLAAECARIRDSRALRGRRMVEKLNELGVPVTWEQVRSLAGRAAVGRPHIARAMVAAGVIDRVEEAFTPEWIAPGGRAYAERYALDVVTAIRLVRAAGGVPVLAHPGAGRGGLLIDRARLAELAEAGLFGLEVDHPDHDAPTRRRLRALAAELGLACTGSSDDHGELTGHRLGRETTSPQVYERLLAEATGARPIG from the coding sequence ATGCGGATCGACCTGCACAGCCACAGCAACGCCTCGGACGGGACGCAGCCGCCGGCCGATGTGGTGCGGCGGGCCCGGCGGGCCGGGCTGGATGTGCTGGCGCTGACCGACCACGACACCGTGGCCGGGCTGCGGGAGGCCGCCGAGGCGCTGCCCGCGGGACTGACCTTGGTGCCCGGCATGGAACTGTCGTGCCGGCTGGGGCCGACGGGGGTGCATCTGCTGGCCTACCTGTTCGACCCGGCCCACCCGGACCTGGCGGCCGAGTGCGCCCGCATCCGCGACTCCCGCGCCCTGCGCGGGCGGCGGATGGTCGAGAAGCTGAACGAGCTGGGCGTCCCCGTCACCTGGGAGCAGGTGCGGTCGCTGGCCGGCAGGGCCGCGGTGGGACGGCCCCACATCGCGCGGGCCATGGTCGCCGCCGGGGTGATCGACCGGGTGGAGGAGGCGTTCACCCCCGAGTGGATCGCCCCGGGCGGGCGCGCCTACGCCGAGCGGTACGCCCTCGATGTGGTCACCGCCATCCGCCTGGTGCGCGCGGCGGGCGGCGTCCCCGTGCTGGCGCACCCCGGGGCGGGCCGCGGGGGCCTGCTCATCGACCGGGCGCGGCTGGCCGAACTGGCCGAGGCGGGGCTGTTCGGGCTGGAGGTCGACCATCCCGACCACGACGCCCCCACCCGCCGGCGGCTGCGCGCGCTGGCCGCCGAGCTGGGACTGGCCTGCACCGGCTCCAGCGACGACCACGGCGAGCTGACCGGGCACCGGCTGGGCCGGGAGACCACCTCCCCGCAGGTGTACGAGCGGCTGCTGGCGGAGGCGACCGGCGCCCGCCCGATCGGCTGA